From the genome of Phytohabitans rumicis, one region includes:
- a CDS encoding ABC transporter permease: MTLVGAASGYRPGRTLTVRQEWRRQASRRRTQLALGFMVLLPLIILVAFQFDSGGDDDNGRGEFASLIELATNGGLNFTLFTLFVSAGFLLTVVVALFHGDTVASEASWGSLRYLLAVPVPRARLLAVKLVVALAYSAVALVLLAGTALLIGTLRYGWAPLRSTVAAEIPAGEGLLRLLAILGYLAVGLLVVAGLAFLLSVLTDAPLGAVGGAVLLFILSSILDQITALGGLRSVLPTHYSDAWLGLLSTPAQSDDIVKGCISAVAYATVFWSLAFWRFTRKDVVS; the protein is encoded by the coding sequence ATGACCTTGGTTGGTGCCGCCTCTGGATACCGTCCCGGACGGACCCTCACGGTCCGGCAGGAGTGGCGGCGGCAGGCGTCCCGGCGGCGTACCCAGCTCGCCCTCGGGTTCATGGTGCTGCTGCCGTTGATCATTCTGGTCGCGTTCCAGTTCGACAGCGGCGGGGACGACGACAACGGTCGCGGCGAGTTCGCCAGCCTGATCGAGCTGGCCACGAACGGTGGGCTGAACTTCACCCTCTTCACGCTCTTCGTGTCGGCCGGTTTCCTGCTCACCGTCGTGGTGGCGCTCTTCCACGGCGACACGGTGGCCAGCGAGGCGAGCTGGGGCAGCCTGCGCTACCTGCTGGCCGTACCGGTGCCCCGGGCCCGGCTGCTCGCGGTGAAGCTGGTGGTGGCGCTGGCGTACTCGGCGGTGGCCCTGGTGCTGCTCGCCGGCACCGCCCTGCTCATCGGCACGCTCCGGTACGGCTGGGCCCCGCTGCGCAGCACCGTCGCGGCCGAGATCCCGGCCGGCGAAGGGCTGCTGCGGCTGCTCGCCATCCTCGGCTATCTGGCCGTCGGCCTGCTCGTGGTGGCAGGCTTGGCGTTCCTGCTCTCGGTGCTGACCGACGCCCCGCTCGGCGCGGTCGGCGGCGCGGTGCTGCTCTTCATCCTGTCGAGCATCCTGGACCAGATCACCGCGCTCGGTGGCCTGCGATCCGTGCTGCCCACCCACTACAGCGACGCCTGGCTGGGGCTGCTCTCCACCCCGGCGCAGTCCGACGACATCGTCAAGGGCTGCATCTCGGCGGTCGCCTATGCGACGGTCTTCTGGTCGCTGGCATTCTGGCGCTTCACGCGCAAAGACGTGGTGAGCTGA
- a CDS encoding dienelactone hydrolase family protein: MTQFHGYLAEEVAVDFGDGIITRREALRRLGLLGVGGVAASSLLAACSSDGGDSLTPAPATGSPSAPAPAGLPTEAVTFAGPGGRTLQAAWAAASEPRGTVLVVHENRGLTDHIRSVAGRLAASGFSALAIDLLSAEGGTASFADSAAATAALNAAPDERFVADMKAGIDELVRREPDQKPGAVGFCFGGAWSGPCWPPASRGWPPRPRSTGRCRTARTSPAPGTPPCWASTPKTTAG, encoded by the coding sequence ATGACGCAGTTCCACGGGTACCTTGCCGAAGAGGTAGCGGTCGACTTCGGCGACGGCATCATCACGCGCCGGGAGGCACTGCGGCGGCTGGGGCTGCTCGGGGTCGGCGGGGTCGCCGCCTCATCCCTGCTCGCCGCCTGCTCAAGCGACGGCGGCGACTCGCTTACGCCCGCGCCTGCCACGGGCTCGCCATCCGCCCCGGCCCCGGCCGGCCTGCCGACCGAGGCGGTCACCTTCGCCGGTCCTGGAGGCCGCACGCTGCAGGCCGCGTGGGCGGCGGCCAGCGAACCGCGCGGCACGGTCCTGGTGGTCCACGAGAACCGCGGGCTCACCGACCACATCCGCTCCGTCGCCGGGCGGCTGGCCGCCAGCGGGTTCTCGGCGCTCGCCATCGACCTGCTCTCCGCCGAGGGCGGCACGGCCAGCTTCGCCGACTCCGCGGCCGCCACCGCCGCGCTCAACGCCGCCCCGGACGAGCGCTTCGTCGCGGACATGAAGGCCGGCATCGACGAGCTGGTGCGCCGCGAGCCGGACCAAAAGCCCGGCGCGGTCGGCTTCTGCTTCGGCGGGGCATGGTCTGGACCCTGCTGGCCGCCGGCGAGCCGCGGTTGGCCGCCGCGGCCCCGTTCTACGGGCCGCTGCCGGACGGCGCGGACTTCGCCGGCTCCCGGAACGCCGCCGTGCTGGGCGTCTACGCCGAAAACGACAGCCGGGTGA
- a CDS encoding dienelactone hydrolase family protein produces MAAAAPFYGPLPDGADFAGSRNAAVLGVYAENDSRVNASRDAARAALERANLTHEIVTVPGVGHAFFNDTGARYDAAAAATIYEQLLAWFTEHMR; encoded by the coding sequence TTGGCCGCCGCGGCCCCGTTCTACGGGCCGCTGCCGGACGGCGCGGACTTCGCCGGCTCCCGGAACGCCGCCGTGCTGGGCGTCTACGCCGAAAACGACAGCCGGGTGAACGCCAGCCGGGACGCCGCCCGTGCCGCCCTGGAGCGCGCCAACCTCACCCACGAGATCGTCACGGTGCCCGGCGTCGGCCACGCCTTCTTCAACGACACCGGCGCCCGGTACGACGCCGCGGCCGCCGCCACGATCTACGAGCAGCTGCTGGCGTGGTTTACCGAGCACATGCGGTGA
- a CDS encoding IS4 family transposase — MIKVAAGVFAPGHVGELTQHVPFEMVDAALAEAGLGKSRVREVPARVVVYLLLAGALFAEVGYRQVWDKLVAALDGVPVANPTSGVLAQARQRMGPAPLRALFDLVRGPGPAPRTRGRWWRGLLVCAIDGTSAAVPASAANLAEYTPHRCNHGGSGYPKLRLLVLVCCGTRTVIDAIFGPTGVGEMPYAKRLVASLRPSMVVLLDRAFGAADLIEAIAQARAYLVVRVKDNRKLPVIQRLPDGSYLSVIGQLRVRVVECQIHVQTTAGRATTMYRLVTTLIEHHHYPAFDLVRLYHERWEVETAFLELKSTILGGRVLRARTPAGVRQEVYALLVTYQAIRLAMADATDTQPDLDPDRACFTTALSAARDLVVQAANAITGAVIDLVGAIGRRVLANLMPERRTRRAPRIVKRAISKYNAKGPNIDRKTYQATISIDILVPQSP; from the coding sequence ATGATCAAGGTCGCTGCGGGTGTGTTCGCCCCAGGGCACGTTGGGGAGTTGACGCAGCATGTGCCGTTCGAGATGGTCGATGCCGCGTTGGCGGAGGCCGGTCTGGGTAAGTCCCGTGTGCGTGAGGTACCAGCCCGGGTTGTGGTCTACCTGCTGTTAGCCGGCGCGTTGTTCGCCGAGGTGGGCTACCGGCAGGTCTGGGACAAGCTGGTAGCGGCCCTGGACGGTGTGCCGGTGGCGAACCCGACCTCGGGTGTGCTGGCCCAGGCCCGCCAACGCATGGGACCGGCTCCTTTGCGGGCCTTGTTCGACCTGGTGCGGGGACCGGGTCCGGCGCCGCGTACCCGTGGGCGGTGGTGGCGAGGGCTGCTGGTCTGCGCTATAGACGGGACCAGCGCGGCTGTCCCGGCCAGCGCGGCGAATCTGGCCGAGTACACCCCGCATCGCTGCAACCATGGCGGGTCGGGCTATCCGAAGCTGCGGCTGCTGGTGTTGGTGTGCTGCGGAACCCGGACCGTCATCGACGCGATCTTCGGGCCCACCGGGGTGGGGGAGATGCCCTACGCCAAACGGTTGGTGGCCAGCCTGCGTCCGTCGATGGTCGTGCTGTTGGACCGGGCCTTTGGGGCGGCGGACCTGATCGAGGCGATCGCGCAGGCCAGGGCATACCTGGTGGTGCGGGTCAAGGACAACCGGAAACTGCCGGTGATACAGCGGCTGCCGGACGGCTCATACCTATCGGTGATCGGCCAACTGCGGGTCCGCGTGGTGGAGTGTCAAATCCACGTGCAGACCACGGCCGGGCGTGCCACGACCATGTACCGCCTCGTCACCACGCTGATTGAGCACCACCACTATCCGGCGTTCGACCTGGTCCGGCTCTACCACGAACGGTGGGAGGTCGAAACAGCGTTCCTGGAACTGAAATCGACGATCCTGGGCGGGCGGGTACTACGAGCCAGGACCCCGGCCGGGGTCCGCCAGGAGGTCTACGCCCTGCTGGTGACCTACCAGGCCATCCGCCTGGCCATGGCCGACGCCACCGACACCCAGCCCGACCTTGACCCCGACCGGGCCTGCTTCACTACCGCCTTGAGCGCGGCGCGTGACCTGGTCGTGCAGGCGGCGAACGCCATCACCGGCGCGGTGATCGACCTGGTCGGCGCGATCGGCCGGCGAGTCCTAGCCAACCTCATGCCCGAGCGTCGGACCAGGCGCGCCCCGCGGATCGTCAAACGAGCGATCTCCAAGTACAACGCCAAAGGCCCCAACATCGACCGGAAGACCTACCAGGCCACGATCAGCATCGACATCCTCGTGCCCCAGAGCCCTTGA
- a CDS encoding GNAT family N-acetyltransferase gives MDIVVKPMDPSDEVTADQAYQVVEAVIAADVPDFPPVGRRRFFAELAHPWPGNAHELAVGFVDGEAAGYLAVHLPQLDNLENAEIDLSVHPAHRRRGVGRALHEHAVSVVRGLGRKRMNTMAIETLPGGVARDPAGGVFAEAMGFKNALTDVRRRLDVTAVDDKALDESLAAAYQRAAGYSLVQWNGATPEEYIDDIAYLDGRLLADAPMGDLEWEPEKVDAVKVRAIDAVAAARGRRRYHTGVRHDESGRVVAWTLIDFPGTVDWHAFQQITIVDPAHRGHRLGMLVKVENLRYTRAHEPALRSIDTWNAGVNDHMISINEAMGFRAIDGWGNWQLSL, from the coding sequence ATGGACATCGTCGTCAAGCCCATGGATCCGTCCGACGAGGTAACCGCCGACCAGGCGTACCAGGTCGTCGAAGCGGTCATCGCCGCGGACGTGCCAGACTTCCCGCCGGTCGGGCGCCGGCGCTTCTTCGCCGAGCTGGCGCATCCCTGGCCCGGCAACGCCCATGAGTTAGCGGTGGGCTTCGTCGACGGCGAGGCCGCCGGTTACCTCGCCGTCCACCTGCCGCAGCTGGACAACCTCGAAAACGCCGAGATCGACCTCAGCGTCCACCCGGCTCACCGGCGCCGCGGCGTCGGCCGGGCGCTGCACGAGCACGCCGTGTCGGTGGTCCGCGGCCTGGGCCGCAAGCGCATGAACACGATGGCGATCGAGACGCTGCCCGGCGGCGTGGCGCGCGACCCGGCCGGCGGCGTGTTCGCCGAGGCCATGGGCTTCAAGAACGCCCTGACCGACGTGCGCCGCCGGCTGGACGTCACGGCCGTCGACGACAAGGCGCTGGACGAGTCGCTGGCCGCCGCGTACCAGCGGGCCGCCGGTTATTCGCTCGTCCAGTGGAATGGCGCGACTCCTGAGGAGTACATCGACGACATCGCCTACCTCGACGGCCGGCTGCTCGCCGACGCGCCGATGGGCGACCTCGAATGGGAGCCGGAGAAGGTCGACGCGGTCAAGGTCCGCGCGATCGACGCCGTCGCCGCGGCCCGCGGCCGCCGTCGCTACCACACGGGGGTACGCCACGACGAGAGCGGCCGGGTTGTCGCGTGGACGCTGATCGACTTCCCGGGAACGGTGGACTGGCACGCGTTCCAGCAGATCACCATCGTGGATCCGGCCCACCGGGGTCACCGGCTGGGCATGCTGGTGAAGGTGGAGAACCTGCGTTACACCCGCGCGCACGAGCCGGCGCTGCGCTCGATCGACACGTGGAACGCGGGCGTCAACGACCACATGATCTCGATCAATGAGGCGATGGGGTTCCGGGCGATCGACGGTTGGGGGAACTGGCAGCTCTCACTCTGA
- the paaN gene encoding phenylacetic acid degradation protein PaaN translates to MTETPQHLYEKHADTLARALTAIAERGYWSAYPESPSPRVYGETAAADGEAAFRAYLGGLFPLDQPGTNGQVATEASPFGVELGVTYPHSDVDALIAAATAALPAWRDAGPQARTGVCMEILARLHAHVFELANAVQFTTGQAFVMAFQAGGAHALDRALEALAYAYAEMTRHPGKAEWEKPAGKGDPLRMTKTFHVVPRGVALVVGCNTFPTWNSYPGLFASLATGNPVIVKPHPRAVLPLAVTVKYAREVLAEAGFDPNLVLLAAETPGEGLASTLALRPEVKIIDFTGSTAYGDWLEANARQAAVYTEKAGVNTIVVDSTDDFAGMCRNIGFSLTLYSGQMCTTPQNILVPSGGIGTDQGHKTFDEVAAGIAGVVGKLTGDPARAVELTGAIVNDGVLDRLEEVKSVGEPVLESRVVAHPAYEGAVVRTPAVVKLSADADQIYGREWFGPISFVIGTDSTAQSLDIFRATVGERGALTAGVYSTDEKVLDAAEAAALDTGVHLSCNLTGGVFVNQSAAFSDFHASGANPAANAALTDGAYVASRFRIVQSRRHL, encoded by the coding sequence ATGACGGAGACCCCGCAGCATCTGTACGAGAAGCACGCAGACACCCTCGCGCGGGCGCTGACCGCGATCGCCGAGCGCGGCTACTGGTCGGCCTACCCCGAGTCGCCCAGCCCGCGGGTGTACGGCGAGACCGCGGCCGCCGACGGCGAGGCGGCGTTCCGGGCCTATCTCGGCGGCCTCTTCCCGCTGGACCAGCCGGGCACCAACGGCCAGGTCGCCACGGAAGCCAGCCCGTTCGGCGTCGAGCTGGGCGTGACGTACCCGCACAGCGACGTCGACGCCCTGATCGCCGCCGCGACGGCCGCGCTGCCGGCCTGGCGGGACGCCGGTCCGCAGGCCCGCACCGGCGTGTGCATGGAGATCCTGGCCCGGCTGCACGCGCACGTGTTCGAACTGGCCAACGCGGTGCAGTTCACGACGGGGCAGGCGTTCGTGATGGCGTTCCAGGCCGGTGGGGCGCACGCGCTCGACCGGGCGCTGGAGGCGCTCGCCTACGCGTACGCGGAGATGACCCGGCACCCCGGCAAGGCCGAGTGGGAAAAGCCGGCGGGCAAGGGCGACCCGCTGCGGATGACCAAGACGTTCCACGTCGTGCCGCGGGGCGTGGCGCTGGTGGTCGGCTGCAACACGTTCCCGACGTGGAACTCGTACCCGGGGCTCTTCGCGTCGCTGGCCACCGGCAACCCGGTCATCGTCAAGCCGCACCCCCGCGCGGTGCTGCCGCTCGCCGTCACCGTCAAGTACGCCCGCGAGGTGCTCGCCGAGGCTGGTTTCGACCCCAACCTCGTACTGCTCGCCGCCGAGACGCCGGGCGAAGGGCTGGCGTCCACGCTCGCGCTCCGGCCCGAGGTGAAGATCATCGACTTCACCGGCTCGACCGCGTACGGCGACTGGCTGGAGGCCAACGCCCGGCAGGCCGCCGTCTACACCGAGAAGGCCGGGGTCAACACGATCGTCGTGGACTCGACCGACGACTTCGCCGGGATGTGCCGCAACATCGGCTTCTCGCTGACTCTCTACAGCGGACAGATGTGCACCACCCCGCAGAACATCCTCGTCCCGTCCGGCGGCATCGGCACCGACCAGGGGCACAAGACCTTCGACGAGGTGGCCGCCGGCATCGCGGGCGTGGTCGGCAAGCTGACCGGCGACCCGGCCCGCGCCGTCGAGCTGACCGGGGCGATCGTCAACGATGGGGTGCTGGACCGGCTGGAGGAGGTCAAGTCGGTCGGTGAGCCGGTGCTGGAGTCGCGGGTCGTCGCGCATCCCGCGTACGAGGGCGCGGTCGTGCGTACCCCGGCGGTGGTGAAGCTGTCCGCGGACGCCGACCAGATTTACGGCCGCGAGTGGTTCGGACCCATCTCATTCGTGATCGGCACCGACTCCACCGCGCAGAGCCTCGACATCTTCCGGGCGACGGTGGGCGAGCGGGGCGCGCTGACGGCGGGGGTTTACTCGACCGACGAGAAGGTGCTCGACGCGGCCGAGGCGGCCGCGCTCGACACCGGCGTGCACCTGTCCTGCAACCTGACCGGCGGGGTGTTCGTGAACCAGTCGGCGGCGTTCTCGGACTTCCACGCCAGCGGCGCCAACCCGGCGGCCAACGCGGCCCTCACCGACGGCGCGTACGTGGCGAGCCGCTTCCGCATCGTCCAGTCCCGCCGCCACCTGTGA
- a CDS encoding GNAT family N-acetyltransferase: protein MTATVRRVRPEDAARMRALRLEMLADTPLAFLETLAEAAAFPHAEFADRVARNSVGGFCAQFVAEADGRLVGHAGGIASPEEAKLTVIFAVYVTPTRRGTGVLAELVEGVAAWSRDVGRPELLLEVVVGNDRAVRAYERLGFVDTGMRVVHPTIPVLTELQMRRRA from the coding sequence GTGACAGCTACGGTGCGCCGCGTACGGCCCGAAGATGCCGCCCGCATGCGCGCGCTCCGGCTGGAGATGCTCGCGGACACGCCCCTGGCGTTCCTGGAGACGCTCGCCGAGGCGGCCGCCTTCCCGCACGCCGAGTTCGCCGACCGGGTCGCCCGCAACTCGGTCGGCGGCTTCTGCGCCCAGTTCGTTGCCGAGGCGGACGGCCGCCTGGTCGGCCACGCGGGCGGCATCGCGTCGCCCGAGGAGGCCAAGCTCACCGTGATCTTCGCGGTGTACGTGACCCCGACCCGCCGGGGCACGGGCGTGCTGGCCGAGCTCGTCGAGGGCGTCGCCGCGTGGTCCCGCGACGTCGGCCGGCCCGAGCTGCTGCTCGAGGTCGTCGTCGGCAACGACCGCGCGGTGCGGGCGTACGAGCGCTTGGGCTTCGTGGACACCGGGATGCGGGTCGTGCACCCCACCATCCCGGTGCTCACGGAGCTGCAAATGCGCCGCCGCGCCTAA
- a CDS encoding serine hydrolase: MVVDAAPEATRWVAGAAPLPPTPSAPPSLTVSLRRGPVYVDSTGFLSWALLDRRTGRISGSANLTAPSDTMSMVKSWIAADYLRMSAEEGVTPDEARMRQLTIMIRDSDNAAAQAIFKLVGRRASIERLIAICRLTDSSPYRNRWSNTTVSARDTVRLGACLADGRAAGPRWTRWLLNEMRQVRGAGDFGVRAALPVPIAETVAIKNGWLLRDEDKLWHVSCLAIGAGWVLAVLARYPGPLGFGYGTELCRKVGAQVVRVAA, encoded by the coding sequence ATGGTTGTCGATGCCGCCCCCGAGGCCACGCGGTGGGTAGCCGGCGCGGCGCCCCTGCCACCGACACCGTCCGCGCCGCCGTCGCTCACCGTCTCACTGCGCCGGGGCCCGGTGTACGTCGACAGCACCGGCTTCCTCTCCTGGGCCCTGCTCGATCGGCGTACCGGGCGGATCAGCGGCTCGGCGAACCTCACCGCGCCCAGCGACACCATGTCGATGGTCAAGTCCTGGATCGCGGCGGACTACCTGCGGATGTCGGCCGAGGAGGGGGTCACCCCGGACGAGGCCCGGATGCGGCAGCTCACCATCATGATCCGGGACAGCGACAACGCCGCCGCGCAGGCGATCTTCAAGCTGGTCGGCCGGCGCGCCTCGATCGAGCGCCTCATCGCGATCTGCCGACTCACCGACAGCAGCCCGTACCGGAACCGGTGGAGCAACACCACCGTGTCCGCCCGGGACACCGTACGGCTGGGCGCCTGCCTCGCCGACGGGCGCGCGGCCGGGCCACGGTGGACACGCTGGCTGCTGAACGAGATGCGCCAGGTACGCGGCGCGGGCGACTTCGGCGTGCGGGCCGCCCTCCCGGTGCCGATCGCCGAGACGGTCGCCATCAAGAACGGCTGGCTGCTGCGCGACGAGGACAAGCTGTGGCACGTCAGCTGCCTGGCGATCGGCGCCGGGTGGGTGCTCGCCGTGCTGGCCCGGTACCCAGGCCCGTTGGGCTTCGGGTACGGCACCGAACTGTGCCGAAAAGTCGGCGCGCAAGTCGTTAGGGTGGCGGCGTGA
- a CDS encoding cold-shock protein — protein MAQGTVKWFNSEKGYGFIAVDGGQDVFVHFSAIEMDGYKALDDGQRVEFEIAQGQKGPQAEKVRLIA, from the coding sequence GTGGCACAGGGCACCGTCAAGTGGTTCAACAGCGAAAAGGGCTACGGCTTCATCGCGGTAGACGGCGGGCAGGACGTCTTTGTCCACTTCTCGGCGATCGAGATGGACGGCTACAAGGCGCTTGACGACGGTCAGCGCGTGGAGTTCGAGATCGCGCAGGGCCAAAAGGGGCCGCAGGCTGAGAAGGTTCGCCTCATCGCCTGA
- the groL gene encoding chaperonin GroEL (60 kDa chaperone family; promotes refolding of misfolded polypeptides especially under stressful conditions; forms two stacked rings of heptamers to form a barrel-shaped 14mer; ends can be capped by GroES; misfolded proteins enter the barrel where they are refolded when GroES binds) gives MAKIIAFDEEARRGLERGMNTLADAVKVTLGPKGRNVVLEKKWGAPTITNDGVSIAKEIELEDPYEKIGAELVKEVAKKTDDVAGDGTTTATVLAQALVREGLRNVAAGANPMALKRGIEAAVANVAEELAKIAKDVETKEQIASTASISAGDATVGEIIAEAMDKVGKEGVITVEESNTFGLELELTEGMRFDKGYISPYFWTDAERMEAVLDEPYILIANSKIASVKDLLPILEKIMQSGKALLIIAEDVEGEALATLIVNKVRGTFKSVAVKAPGFGDRRKAMLTDIAILTGGQVISEEVGLKLDAVTLDLLGRARKIVVTKDETTIVDGSGDADQIQGRVNQIRAEIEKSDSDYDREKLQERLAKLAGGVAVIKVGAATEVELKERKHRIEDAVRNAKAAVEEGIVPGGGVALVQAGKTAFDKLDLSGDEATGAQIVKIALDAPLRQIAVNAGLEGGVVVEKVRNLDTNHGLNAATGEYVDLLAAGIIDPAKVTRSALQNAASIAALFLTTEAVVADKPEKDKAPAGAPGGGDMDF, from the coding sequence ATGGCCAAGATTATCGCGTTCGACGAAGAGGCGCGCCGTGGCCTCGAGCGGGGTATGAACACCCTCGCCGACGCCGTCAAGGTGACGCTGGGCCCCAAGGGCCGCAACGTCGTGCTCGAGAAGAAGTGGGGTGCTCCGACCATCACCAACGATGGTGTGAGCATCGCCAAGGAAATCGAGCTCGAGGACCCGTACGAGAAGATCGGCGCGGAGCTGGTCAAGGAGGTCGCGAAGAAGACCGACGACGTTGCCGGTGACGGCACGACGACGGCGACCGTCCTGGCCCAGGCGCTGGTTCGCGAGGGCCTGCGCAACGTGGCGGCCGGCGCCAACCCGATGGCCCTGAAGCGGGGCATCGAGGCGGCCGTCGCCAACGTCGCGGAGGAGCTGGCGAAGATCGCCAAGGACGTCGAGACCAAGGAGCAGATCGCCTCCACGGCGTCGATCTCCGCCGGCGACGCCACCGTTGGCGAGATCATCGCCGAGGCGATGGACAAGGTCGGCAAGGAAGGCGTCATCACCGTCGAGGAGAGCAACACCTTCGGCCTCGAGCTTGAGCTCACCGAGGGCATGCGCTTCGACAAGGGCTACATCTCGCCGTACTTCTGGACCGACGCCGAGCGGATGGAGGCCGTCCTCGACGAGCCCTACATCCTGATCGCCAACAGCAAGATCGCGTCGGTCAAGGACCTGCTGCCGATCCTCGAGAAGATCATGCAGTCGGGCAAGGCGCTGCTGATCATCGCCGAGGACGTCGAGGGCGAGGCCCTGGCCACGCTCATCGTCAACAAGGTGCGCGGCACGTTCAAGTCTGTCGCCGTGAAGGCGCCCGGCTTCGGCGACCGCCGCAAGGCGATGCTCACCGACATCGCGATCCTCACCGGTGGCCAGGTCATCAGCGAGGAGGTCGGCCTCAAGCTCGACGCCGTCACCCTCGACCTGCTGGGCCGCGCCCGCAAGATCGTGGTGACCAAGGACGAGACCACCATCGTCGACGGTTCCGGTGACGCCGACCAGATCCAGGGTCGGGTCAACCAGATCCGCGCCGAGATCGAGAAGAGCGACTCCGACTACGACCGCGAGAAGCTGCAGGAGCGCCTGGCCAAGCTGGCCGGCGGTGTTGCGGTCATCAAGGTCGGCGCGGCCACCGAGGTCGAGCTGAAGGAGCGCAAGCACCGCATCGAAGACGCGGTCCGCAACGCCAAGGCCGCCGTCGAGGAGGGCATTGTCCCGGGTGGTGGTGTCGCGCTGGTCCAGGCCGGCAAGACCGCCTTCGACAAGCTCGACCTGAGCGGCGACGAGGCGACCGGCGCGCAGATCGTCAAGATCGCGCTGGACGCCCCGCTGCGGCAGATCGCCGTCAACGCCGGCCTCGAGGGCGGCGTCGTGGTGGAGAAGGTGCGCAACCTCGACACCAACCACGGCCTGAACGCGGCCACCGGGGAGTACGTCGACCTGCTGGCTGCGGGCATCATCGACCCGGCGAAGGTGACCCGGTCGGCGCTGCAGAACGCGGCGTCGATCGCGGCACTGTTCCTCACCACCGAAGCTGTGGTGGCGGACAAGCCGGAGAAGGACAAGGCCCCGGCCGGCGCGCCCGGCGGCGGGGACATGGACTTCTAA